The nucleotide window TGGAGCACTGCTGAAATTATGAAAGAGGCTGCAAAAGGGGCACAATCTGCTGGTGCTGAAGTGGAATACATTGATTTGTATAAACTCGATTTACATGGATGCATGAGCTGTCTTATATGTAAAAAAGCAGACAAGGAACCCTGCAAGTGTTACTGGAAGGACGACCTGTCTCCGTTAATCGAAAGGATACTTGATGCCGATGCACTGCTTATAGGCTCTCCGATATACTTCGGCGAACCGACAAGCCATTACAGGGCACTGCTTGAAAGACTGATATTCTGCATACTGTCCTATGACGGTTTCGGTTCATATTTTGAGGGCAAAGTCAATGTGGGACTCTTTTTCACAATGAATGCTCCGAAGGAGTATTATGAAAAGTTCATGGTCAACTATATTGAATCATCAAGCCATGTATTCAACATGCTTAACGGTGAAGTTAAGATTTATCCTGTACTTGATACATTGCAGGTCAGGGATTATTCAAAATACAGAATGGCCGCATTTGATGAGGAACACAAAAAAGAATATAGAAAAGCCCATTTTCCAACTGATTTGGAAAATGCATTTAAAATAGGTGCTGAGCTAAGTAGGGAATAATATGAAAACAATAATAATCAATGCAAGTCCCAGAAAGAAATGGAATACTGCAGAAGTTCTGGATGCAGCAAGAAAAGGTGCCGAATCAGTAGGTGCTGAAACAGAATATGTCAATTTATATGATTTGGTTTTTAAGGGATGCAGGAGCTGTTTAATCTGTAAAAGAAAAGATAAAACCAAAGGAAAATGTTACTGGAGAGATGACCTTACACCACTTCTTGAAAAAATATATGAAGCTGATGCTTTAATCATAGGCTCACCGATTTACTTTGGCCAGCCCACAAGCGAATTCAGGGCTCTTCTTGAAAGGCTGATCTTCTGTATCATGTCATATGACGACGGGTCAAGCTATTTTACGGGCAGGGTCAATGTAGGAATATTCTACACTATGAATGCACCGCTGGAATTCTATGAAGAGTCCATGAAAGACTCTCTTTCAAGCAATGAGTTTCTCTTCAAATACCTTAACGGTGAAGTAATTTCATATCCTGTCTGCGACACACTTCAGGTGCACAAATATTCAGAATACAATATGGCAGGCTTTTCACAGGAAGTAAAAGAAAAACAGCTGATTTTACAGTTTCCAAATGATTTGGAAAAGGCATTTGAAATTGCAGCCGAACTAAGCAAGGGGAAATAAATGAAAACTATTGTAATTAATGCAGGTCCAAAAAGGAAAGGACCTACAGCAAAAATAATGAAATCCGCCGCTGAAGGTGCAGAATCAGTGGGTGCTGATGTGGAATATGTTGATTTGTATAAATTGGATTTGCATGGATGTATGGAATGTATGATATGCAAACGGGAAGGAAAGTCAGGTAAATGCTACTGGAAAGATGAGACATCACCTTTAATTGAAAGGATTCTGGCGAGTGATTGCCTTTTAATTGGTGTTCCCATATTTTTTACAGACCCCACCAGCCATTTCAGGGCTTTGATGGAGAGACTTATATTCTGCGTAGTTGACTATGATGTCGGAATTGCTTTTAATGGAAAAATCAATGTAGGAATCTTTTATTCAATTAATTATTCTGAAAACTATTATGAAAAGCAGGTCCGTTCACATCTTAAGATATCTGAAGATTTGTTTAAACTCTTCAATGGTGAAGTTGAATCCAATTATATTTCACACATTTCTGTAAGAGAATATAATCTTGCTGAATCTGGTGATGAAAGCATTAAAGCAAAAGAAGAAGAATTTGCAGCTGATTTAAAAAATGCTTTTGAAATTGGAGCTAAATTAAGCAGGTAATATTTAAAGCTTTTTGAAGTGTGCATCTGTGCTTTTTTGCACTTCAAAAAATCATATAAAAATTAAAAAACCAAGTAGTATTAGGATTTAATAATCCCGGCTTGGTTAACGATAAAGTTTAAATGGTAATGGTTAGTATTTCGGTTGAATTGTATCTCTTTTTTTTGTATTGTTAACCGGGTCTTAATCTGACATAGTGAACAATATTCCTTCAATAATCAGAATAATGCCGATTATTATTGCAAGATATACTGGCTGGTTACTTGCAAATGTTCCAAGAGCAATAGCCAGAATACCCATTAAAATGGATAATATTGAAGAAAAGGCAGATGCTCTGTGATATCCGGAAATTAATGCACTTATTCCGCATACAATCATAATTATTCCAACAATATAGAACTGTATGCCGATTAAGAATGATAATGCATTAATGTAGAATATGAACAGGAATCCAAAGATTACCGCAATTATTCCAATAATCATAATAATAGTTGAAAAAATGCCTGCATTGGATGACCTCATATTCCATCCCATGAATACTGTAGTTATTCCATAGAATAGTAAACTTAAACCTACAATTATGGATACGAGTTCACTGGAAAACATCGGGAAAATAATGAAAATCAAACCTAAAATAATTGAAAACAATCCGAAATATCTGTTAACACTCATCTATTTCACCTCCATTAACTTAAGCTAATTTTTATATATGATAAGATATTATTTAAAAATATGTCTGATTTTGAACAAATAATTAATACAAGAAGAAGCATTCGTGAATATGCTAAAAAGGATGTCAGCGATGAAGATATATTAAAAATCATCAGGGCAGGAATGCAGGCACCAGGTTCAAGGCTTGGAGCTGAACCATGGGAGTTTGTAGTAGTCAAAAACAAGGAAACACTGGCTAAACTTGGTGAAATCAAACCGAGAGTTACAAATGCTCCTGTTGCAATTGTATTGGTGGCAAACATTGAAAGAGCATTCTATAAAACTGTCTGGCAACAGGATATGGGTGCGGCTGCAGAAAATATGCTTCTTGAAGCAGTCAATCTTGGATTAGGTGGTCTGTGGAATGGAGTAGCACCTGAAGAGGAAAGAATGGAAAAAATAGGTAAAATCATTGGAATAGATGATATAACCGAAACCAAACCTTATTGTATCATTACAATCGGTTATCCTGCCGAAGGCTGGGAAAACAAATTCATGGACAAGTTTGATGAAGAAAGGATTCACTATGAAAAATACTAGCTATGATTTTACAAATCTTATTGACAGGCATAATACCAGCTGTGTGAAATGGGACTTTTTTGATGATGATTTGCCTATGTGGGTGGCTGATATGGACTTCAGGGTTGCTCCGGCAATTCAAAAAGCAATCCAAAAAAGAGCCGCACATCCCGTATACGGATACACTATAGTTCCCGATGAACTGTTTGAAGCATACATTAACTGGTGGGATTGCCGTTATGAATTTAAAATGTCAAAAGAAGACATGATCTATTCAATCGGCGTAATGCCGTCAATAGCTTCAATGATTAGATGTTTAACTGATGTCGGTGATGAAATATTGATTCAGTCACCTGTTTATCATGTATTTTTCTATTTTATCCAAGACAATAACCGCAAGGTCCTGGAAAATGAGCTTATATATGAAAATGGCGCATACAGAATTGATTTTGATGATCTTGATGAAAAATTATCCCGCGTTAAGATGATGATACTCTGCAATCCTCAAAATCCTGTGGGTAAAATCTGGTCAAAAGATGATCTGGCAAGAATTGGTGAGCTGTGCAAAAAACATGATGTAATTTTAATATCTGATGAAATTCACTGTGACTTGACTGATCCAGGTGTTAAATACAATCCCTTTGAAACATCATCTGATTATGATAAGGTCATTACATGTCTGTCACCTTCAAAATCATTTAACATAGCAGGATTTCAAAGCTCTGTTGTTCATACAAAAAACACAGAACTTCTTGAAAAAATCAGAACCCAGATGCATGTGGATAATTCAGACGCATGCAATGTCTTTGCAGCAACTGCCGTAATTGCAGCATATAATCACTCAGAAGACTGGCTGGAAGAGCTTAAAGAAGTTTTATATGAAAACAGATGTACTGTTGATAATTTTTTAAAAGAAGAACTGCCGATTGTTAAACTGGTTCCGGGTGATGCGACCTATCTTTTGTGGCTTGACTGTTCGGCACTGAACGTCCACTCAAAGATTTTAGGGGAATTTTTAAGAACAAATCAGGGACTCTTTCTCTCTCCTGGCCATGAATTTGGTGAAATCGGCAAGGACTTTATGAGAATGAATATTGCATGTCCCAACGAATTGCTGATGGATGGTTTAAGACGCCTGAAAGCAGGTGTTATTACATTAAAAAATTTTAATAATGGTTTGTAGAAACAAATCATTTTTTCTTATTTTTACTATTTTTATATTATAATCTCAATATTGGCTTCATACTGTTATTTGGGGATTATTTAAGCTTAAAACTATATATATGATGTAAATCTTTATATATTATAAAAAATGTATTATTAATCAAGAGGTAAAACCTCCACAATTAGATGATAATCTAATTGGCCAAATTTAATGGTAGATAATCAATATCGTGTGTTAAATTGCAGGATTCTATTCTGCAATTGATATTGATTTTGAATTGTATCAAACTTTTTTTTTAAATTAGTATTTTTGTATTCACTTTATTTGCTAATGTTTTAGAGATTTTTAAATAGGATAAATATATTTAATTGTAATAGAAAAAATAATTGTTATTTTGAAGAAAATGAATATTGCATGTCCTCAGGAATTGCTGATGGATGGTTTAAGACGCCTGAAAGCAGGTGTTATAACATTAAAAAATTTTAATAATGGTTTGTAGAAATCAAACCATTATTCAGTTATTGTTATTGAACTTTTATAGGTTGCCTTGTTAATTTTGGAAGTTGCAGCAGTAGTAATGTCAACATTGTGGATTCCAGTCTTTAATCCCTCGGTTGAAATTGTGGCCTGACCGTTCTTGTTTGTTTTGACTGTAAAAGTTTTGGATGTCTTGCCGCTCCAGACTTTAATTGTAGCTTTAACGCCGCTTAAAACTTTTTTTGTTTCTTTATTTTTGACTGTGATTTTGAAAGTGGTTGTGTTGTTGAGAGATGCTGTTATTTTAGGAGCTGAAATGCTCAGTTTTACTTTTGTAATTTTAATGGAGCTTGCTTTTTCATAGCCGACCATATATTTATTAGCATTGTTGATGAGCACTTTATGACTGCCCAGTGATAATTTGGAGGTGTCATATTTTGCAATACCTTTTGAATTGGTTTTAACACTGACTGTTTTATATTTTTTACCTGTAAATACTTTTAATTTGAGTTTAATGCTGCTCATTGCATTTTTTGTAAACATGTTTGTAACTTTAACGGTGAAATATTTGCCTGATGCAGTGCTGGTGGTTAATTTTGAAGGAGTAAATGTAAGATAGGTTTTAGCTATTTGGAAATTGTTTAATTTAACTGAATTCGGGGTAAGGTATTTTGACTGGGTTTTTGCAGTCAGGCTGTATTTTCCCGGATTGAAAGGAACATTGTATGTGACAGTTCCTTTTGAATTTGTTGTCAGTGTAACTTTTTTACTGTTTGAAAATTTAACGCTGATTTTTTCGTTTGCAATTCCTTTTCCGTTAGCCAGATTTGTCAGCTCAAAGGTAAGCCTGGTGTCCTTGTAATATGCTCCGGTCTGTTTTAATTTGAGATATGTGCTTATTCCGGATATTCCCATTGAAAAGTTTGGTGTGGTCAAATCGAAAGTTTCACCTAAAAATTCCGCTTTGATGAAATATGTTCCAGGTAATCTGTTGAAATTGACTTCAAATTTTCCGTTATCGTCGGTTTTAAATTCTTTCCAGAAATTATTGTTTACATATATTCCCACATTCTCATTTGCGATACCCTTATTTTCACTTAAATTGGTCAGGGATACTTTAAGCTTAATTTCTCCGTAATAGTTGCCTGTCTGTGAAATTTCAAGGGATGTGTTATGAGATGAGGTTTTTGCATAACCTCCAGAAAGCTTTTCATCTTCACTAACTGCAATAACATCACTGTCTTCATCTGATGAAGCCATAAGTGAATCATCTGCTGCAGTATCATTCAAATCAGCCGCGCTGGCTGCAGATATTGATAAAAACAGTATTGTTAAAGATAATAATATTAATGTAAATTTTTTATTACTCATAAGGTAATTTTTCTAAATTATTCTATTAATATCTGTCTATGAAATCCTGAATCAGCCAGTCTGAAATGCTGATGTCTGAATCATATCTGATAATTTCGTCCTTTTTAAACCATTTCGCCTTGAGGATTTCATCGCCGTCAACTTTGATATCTCCTGAGTCATACTCGGCAGTGAATGCCAGCATCAGGGAATTCGGAAACGGCCAGGACTGGCTTTTTTGATATTTCAGGTTTTTGATTTTAATGCCTACTTCTTCAAGAACCTCTCTGTGAACCGCTTCTTCAATTGACTCTCCAGGTTCCACAAAACCTGCAATAAGTGCATATCTGATGTTGTCATGGTAGCTGTGTTTGGCCATAAGCAATTCATCCCCATTTCTGATAGCTACAATAATTGCAGGAGCGATGCGCGGATAGTGCACTTGTCCGCAGGAAGGGCATTTTAACATCATGTCCTTTTCATCTAATTGAGTTTCAACTCCGCATCTTCCGCAAAATCTGTGTAGGAGGTACCAATCTCTGACCAGAACAGCTTTTCCACCGATATGGTAGAGGTCATGGTCAAATTCATAGACTTCCTGAAGAGGATAGAATTCATCTTCGCTTTTGGCACTGACAACAAATGCTTTTTTGCCTTTGTATATGCCGATATATAAGCAAAAGTCAACGTTAAAGTTATCCAAGGTTTTTGGCAATTCTTTATTTTCGGTTAAATAGAGTTCTCTGTTTTCATTAAAAATAAATAGGTAATCGTCATCTGCTGGTGTAATTTCGTCACTGAACTCAATCTGGTAGTTTTCATAGAGGGATTTTTCTATCATGGTTAATGATTTATATTGAAAATTAATAAATTGATTGATTGGGAGGTGATGGCGTGGGGTAATCTGGTAAATTTTTTGTGAAATTTAACTATGAAAAGTAATCTAAACTCCATTCATTGAGTTTTTAACCTCTCCTTTAAAAAGTTACAAAGTTCGTTGAAATTCAATCCGTTACTTTAGCTAAGCCAAAGCAATTTCAAAAATCCGATGACGGTTTTTGAAAAAAGATAAAAAACCCAGATTAAGTTCGCCATAGGCTAACACCTCTTTTTTAATGAATTTTTTCTCATTTAATATTTTAATCGTATATAATTCAAAATCAAAGCGTTTATATAATATTAAAAAAATATATTTAATTACACATATCATGTGTTTTTAATGAATATTTTTTTGTTTTCATTTATTCGTAATAAATTGTAAAATGAGATGGTTTTTCCATCTCTTTTCAAAATCCTTTTTTTTCTAAATTTTTAAATAGATTAAAATATATAATAATTATTTACAGAAAAATTAAATTGGTGATATAAAATGGTATCAGAAAAAATGGAAAAAGCATTAAACGGACAATTAAACGCTGAAGTTTACTCAGGATATTTATACTTATCTATGGCTGCTTACTTTGAAGATGAAGACTTAGCAGGATTTGCTAACTGGATGAGAGTTCAGGCTGCAGAAGAATTAGAACACGGAATGAAATTCTATGACTACATCATCAGAAGAGGAGCTTCCGTAACCTTAACAGCAATTGACGGACCTCAAACCGAATGGGACTCTCCTCTCGCTGCATTCGAACATGTTTTAGAACATGAAAAAATGGTATCCGGTCTTATCAACGATTTAGTTGACTTAGCTATTGAAGAAAAAGACCACGCAACCAACAACTTCCTCCAATGGTTCGTAGAAGAACAGGTTGAAGAAGAAGAAAACGCAATGGAATTGCTCGCTAAAGTTAAATTTGCAAACGGCGACAACAGATTAATGTATGAATTAAACAAAGAATTAGGTGAAAGATCACCTTCCGAAGACTAGATTTAATCTAGTCTAACTTACTTTTTTTTGATAATATGAATTATCCTGACGGTCCAACAGATAAGGCTCAGGTTGATTCTTGCCAGTACGACTCTGTATTATTGGGTGAAAACGATTTGGGAAGCGTGCATCTCCACGGTCCTTTTGGTGATGAAAATTCAGATATAAAAATAGCCTATCTCATAGGCATGCATCCTCTTGAAAGCAAATCCCACAGGGCGCTTTTTGAAAAGCTTATCTCTAAAACTGATTTGAATTACTGCTACTATCTCTACAATATCAATGTTAAAGATAAAACTACTGACAGCGAAGGCAGGGATGAAGGCCAGCTTCTTGCCCAGGAATTCGTAAAGGATGACATTATAGAAAAAAATTACAGTCTCTTTTTGGATATCCACTCAAACCGTGGTTCAGTGGGTCCCGGCAAGTATGAAATAACCAATTTTGTCTTTGCACCTGGATTTGACGATAAATCATCAGTTTATATGGATATTATAATTGATTCAATTGATGAGATAATTTATTATGCACCTGATTTTCGCTCAAGTCCAAAATACATAACAGAACCCACAGCCGAAGCAGGAATTGCCACACTTGTCTATGAATGCTATTCATATGAGCCGATGGAAGTAACTTTAAGTCTGGCCGGAAAATTAATCAATATTGTTGATAATCTATCGTTTTAACATATATATACTATTAAAAATAGATATTTAAAAGAAACTTATAATATTGGAAGTGAAAAAATGATTATCAGAGCACCTTCAAGAATACATATGTCCCTTATAGACTTGAACGGGTCATATAGGAGAGTCGACGGTGGAATTGGTCTTGCATTGCAGGATCCACAATTTGTTTTGGAAGTTGAGCAGATTGAAAGCGGAATTGAACTTGAATTTGCTGAAACTGTAACAGACCAGGAAGCTATTGAAGAATGCAGGGAAAAAATCCCTGATGCCGCAAAAAGAACTATTGAACATTTTGATATTGACGCAGGCTTTAAATTTACTGTACATAATACATATCCTCCACATTCCGGTTTTGGAAGCGGAACACAGATTGCTGTTTCAACAGCTCACCTGATAACAGAAACCATGGGCATTGAAATAGAAAGCCGTGAATTAAGCAGTATTGTTGGAAGAGGAGGAACCTCCGGAATCGGAACATACACTCACGATTTAGGCGGATTTATTTTAGACGGCGGACACAGCAAAGAAGAAAAACCTTTATTCCTGCCGTCCGGTGCATCACAGGCAAAACCTGCAACACTGATTGCCAGGTATGATTTTCCTGAAGAATGGGATATTCTAATTGCTATTCCTCACATAGAAAAACATGTGGAAGGAGATGATGAAGTTGATGTATTCCAGACATATTGTCCAATCCCTAAAGAGGAAGTTGAACAGGTATCTCACCTGATTTTAATGAACCTTGTTCCATTTATGCTTGAAAAGGACATTAAAAACTTCGGTTGGGCTGTAAGCGAGCTTCAAAAAGTAGGATTCAACAAGCTTGAACACTCATTGGATGACAGCTACCTGCCTACAATGAAAGCTATTGAAGATGCCGGAGCTTATGGTGTTGGAATCAGTTCATTCGGACCGGTTTTATATACAGTATTTGACGAATCAAATGCAGATATTGTAGAAAAAACTAAAGAGATTATTGGTGATAAAGGAACTGTATTTGTCACAAAAGCTCAAAACCATGGATTCACTATTGAAAAATAGTGTCCAATTTTCTTTTTTTTAAGGTCATCTACGACCTATTACTTTAACATCATCAAATGCATCATAATCTGATACATAAATCATGCAGACTTCATCCTTGATGCCGAATATGAAAGAATAGCTCTTTTCATCGTATTTTTGATAGTATCCGTCATATCCGAACATTTTTGTCGGTGTTCCTCCAAGTGTGGATGCCACTTCCCTGCTGTTGATTCCGTTTCCGGGTGTTCTTGTAACTCCGATTTCAATGTAATGCTTGTCGTTGCTCCATCCCATTGCACTTGATTTCACATTTCCGTCATAGCTGATTTCAGTTCTTGAGGGATCGTTTTTGTAGTCCATAGGGATTTCAAACTGGACATTGTCTACAGTTACAATTTGTGTTTGTGGTGTTAAAAGCATTGATGTTGACGCTGCGACAATTATAATTACAACGGCCGCAAGTATCAAAGCTGCAATAATTTTTGAATAATTCCTTTTTTCTTGGGGCACTTCGAAGCCGCAATTCTTGCAGAATTTGGCGTTTTCATTTAGTTTAGCACCACATTTTTCACAATGTCTGTCCATGATATACTATTTGGTTGGATGGTTAATATTCTTTTGTAAAAATAGATATTGTTAAATGGAAGTTAGTGAGGTTCTAACTTCCAATTTTCTAATATAGGTATGTCTTTAATCAATTTAAATTTCAAATCCGCCGTCCACTTTGATGATTTGACCATCAATGAATGATGAATCGTCACTTGCTAAAAACAGAGCGACGGTTGCAATGTCTTCAGGCACTCCATGTCTTTTTACAGGGCACTGGTCAATCATCTGCTGAAGTGCTCCAGGTCCTCCGATACTGTCGACCATTGCGGTGTGGATTAATCCCGGTGCAATACCGTTACATCTGATTTCAGGACCTAATTCCCATGCGATGGATTTGGTAAGTCCCATCATTGCATGTTTACTGTCAACATATGCTGCAAATCCGTGGTGTGCTCCAAAGGATGCTACAGAACATGTGTTTACAATAGTTCCTTTTCCTTTTTCTTTCATTACTGGTGCAACGAGCTGTGTAAGGCGCAGTGCTGAGGTAACGTTAACGTTGAATACTCTGTTCCATTCTTCAAT belongs to uncultured Methanobrevibacter sp. and includes:
- a CDS encoding flavodoxin family protein, which encodes MKTIVINASPRRKWSTAEIMKEAAKGAQSAGAEVEYIDLYKLDLHGCMSCLICKKADKEPCKCYWKDDLSPLIERILDADALLIGSPIYFGEPTSHYRALLERLIFCILSYDGFGSYFEGKVNVGLFFTMNAPKEYYEKFMVNYIESSSHVFNMLNGEVKIYPVLDTLQVRDYSKYRMAAFDEEHKKEYRKAHFPTDLENAFKIGAELSRE
- a CDS encoding flavodoxin family protein, whose product is MKTIIINASPRKKWNTAEVLDAARKGAESVGAETEYVNLYDLVFKGCRSCLICKRKDKTKGKCYWRDDLTPLLEKIYEADALIIGSPIYFGQPTSEFRALLERLIFCIMSYDDGSSYFTGRVNVGIFYTMNAPLEFYEESMKDSLSSNEFLFKYLNGEVISYPVCDTLQVHKYSEYNMAGFSQEVKEKQLILQFPNDLEKAFEIAAELSKGK
- a CDS encoding flavodoxin family protein — protein: MKTIVINAGPKRKGPTAKIMKSAAEGAESVGADVEYVDLYKLDLHGCMECMICKREGKSGKCYWKDETSPLIERILASDCLLIGVPIFFTDPTSHFRALMERLIFCVVDYDVGIAFNGKINVGIFYSINYSENYYEKQVRSHLKISEDLFKLFNGEVESNYISHISVREYNLAESGDESIKAKEEEFAADLKNAFEIGAKLSR
- a CDS encoding DUF308 domain-containing protein produces the protein MSVNRYFGLFSIILGLIFIIFPMFSSELVSIIVGLSLLFYGITTVFMGWNMRSSNAGIFSTIIMIIGIIAVIFGFLFIFYINALSFLIGIQFYIVGIIMIVCGISALISGYHRASAFSSILSILMGILAIALGTFASNQPVYLAIIIGIILIIEGILFTMSD
- a CDS encoding nitroreductase family protein, whose translation is MSDFEQIINTRRSIREYAKKDVSDEDILKIIRAGMQAPGSRLGAEPWEFVVVKNKETLAKLGEIKPRVTNAPVAIVLVANIERAFYKTVWQQDMGAAAENMLLEAVNLGLGGLWNGVAPEEERMEKIGKIIGIDDITETKPYCIITIGYPAEGWENKFMDKFDEERIHYEKY
- a CDS encoding MalY/PatB family protein; translation: MKKGFTMKNTSYDFTNLIDRHNTSCVKWDFFDDDLPMWVADMDFRVAPAIQKAIQKRAAHPVYGYTIVPDELFEAYINWWDCRYEFKMSKEDMIYSIGVMPSIASMIRCLTDVGDEILIQSPVYHVFFYFIQDNNRKVLENELIYENGAYRIDFDDLDEKLSRVKMMILCNPQNPVGKIWSKDDLARIGELCKKHDVILISDEIHCDLTDPGVKYNPFETSSDYDKVITCLSPSKSFNIAGFQSSVVHTKNTELLEKIRTQMHVDNSDACNVFAATAVIAAYNHSEDWLEELKEVLYENRCTVDNFLKEELPIVKLVPGDATYLLWLDCSALNVHSKILGEFLRTNQGLFLSPGHEFGEIGKDFMRMNIACPNELLMDGLRRLKAGVITLKNFNNGL
- the nudC gene encoding NAD(+) diphosphatase, with amino-acid sequence MIEKSLYENYQIEFSDEITPADDDYLFIFNENRELYLTENKELPKTLDNFNVDFCLYIGIYKGKKAFVVSAKSEDEFYPLQEVYEFDHDLYHIGGKAVLVRDWYLLHRFCGRCGVETQLDEKDMMLKCPSCGQVHYPRIAPAIIVAIRNGDELLMAKHSYHDNIRYALIAGFVEPGESIEEAVHREVLEEVGIKIKNLKYQKSQSWPFPNSLMLAFTAEYDSGDIKVDGDEILKAKWFKKDEIIRYDSDISISDWLIQDFIDRY
- a CDS encoding ferritin → MVSEKMEKALNGQLNAEVYSGYLYLSMAAYFEDEDLAGFANWMRVQAAEELEHGMKFYDYIIRRGASVTLTAIDGPQTEWDSPLAAFEHVLEHEKMVSGLINDLVDLAIEEKDHATNNFLQWFVEEQVEEEENAMELLAKVKFANGDNRLMYELNKELGERSPSED
- a CDS encoding adhesin is translated as MNYPDGPTDKAQVDSCQYDSVLLGENDLGSVHLHGPFGDENSDIKIAYLIGMHPLESKSHRALFEKLISKTDLNYCYYLYNINVKDKTTDSEGRDEGQLLAQEFVKDDIIEKNYSLFLDIHSNRGSVGPGKYEITNFVFAPGFDDKSSVYMDIIIDSIDEIIYYAPDFRSSPKYITEPTAEAGIATLVYECYSYEPMEVTLSLAGKLINIVDNLSF
- a CDS encoding beta-ribofuranosylaminobenzene 5'-phosphate synthase; amino-acid sequence: MIIRAPSRIHMSLIDLNGSYRRVDGGIGLALQDPQFVLEVEQIESGIELEFAETVTDQEAIEECREKIPDAAKRTIEHFDIDAGFKFTVHNTYPPHSGFGSGTQIAVSTAHLITETMGIEIESRELSSIVGRGGTSGIGTYTHDLGGFILDGGHSKEEKPLFLPSGASQAKPATLIARYDFPEEWDILIAIPHIEKHVEGDDEVDVFQTYCPIPKEEVEQVSHLILMNLVPFMLEKDIKNFGWAVSELQKVGFNKLEHSLDDSYLPTMKAIEDAGAYGVGISSFGPVLYTVFDESNADIVEKTKEIIGDKGTVFVTKAQNHGFTIEK
- a CDS encoding zinc ribbon domain-containing protein, coding for MDRHCEKCGAKLNENAKFCKNCGFEVPQEKRNYSKIIAALILAAVVIIIVAASTSMLLTPQTQIVTVDNVQFEIPMDYKNDPSRTEISYDGNVKSSAMGWSNDKHYIEIGVTRTPGNGINSREVASTLGGTPTKMFGYDGYYQKYDEKSYSFIFGIKDEVCMIYVSDYDAFDDVKVIGRR
- a CDS encoding SDR family NAD(P)-dependent oxidoreductase — encoded protein: MIYHGSIKKVMKTGKLDGKVAIVTGATSGMGRDSAKLFAAEGAKVVITGRNEERAKEVVDDIKAEGGEAIYVIADMANLDDVEKIFDATMEEYGTVDVLFNNAGMLSMSPLMDLTIEEWNRVFNVNVTSALRLTQLVAPVMKEKGKGTIVNTCSVASFGAHHGFAAYVDSKHAMMGLTKSIAWELGPEIRCNGIAPGLIHTAMVDSIGGPGALQQMIDQCPVKRHGVPEDIATVALFLASDDSSFIDGQIIKVDGGFEI